In Rheinheimera sp. MM224, one DNA window encodes the following:
- a CDS encoding heavy metal translocating P-type ATPase → MAATIQLAIKGMTCASCANRIENALRAVAGVTSASVNLATDIATVAGDARFDELSAAVTRAGYELDTANRQYAVKGMTCASCAGRVEKSLLKVPGVLSASVNLATEQVSLTLLPATEDRALKQAVADAGYELILSQASPEAQNSPAQPRRFYQRDSWPVIGAALLTLPLVLPMVGMLFGADWMLPALWQWLLATPVQFYFGARFYKAGWHALKASTGNMDLLVSMGTSAAYGLSLYLWYSFDGHHGAPHLYFESGAAVLTLVLLGKLLEKRAKRRTTDALQALENLKPTSARVWRNNSWHSIAAAELLKGDRIQVLPGERIPADGIVTEGSSHVDEALISGESVPLHKTSGDKVTGGSVNLDGRLEFEASALGAESTLSKIIRLVEQAQGAKAPVQALVDKISSIFVPVVLLVALATVLIWGLAFADWQQGILNAVAVLVIACPCALGLATPAAIMAGTGTAARQGILVKDAVALEQATKIDYVVFDKTGTLTEGKPVLTQLNALNNETELAALAYALSQYSEHPLAKAIVSYAINHNVDLLAVSDFAVVAGKGVKANVKGRAVMLGSGSWMREMGLTLPQDLIAVPGASVSWLAEKTAQGTTLLGLLCFADKAKAQAKNAVHKLQAAGIQVAMLTGDSAASAEYVAKELGLDNFNAEVLPQGKAQAVAAYQQQGYKVAMVGDGINDAPALAQADLGIAMATGTDVAVSASAFTLMRGDPELVATALLLASATYRNIQQNLFWAFAFNTIGIPLAALGFLNPVIAGAAMACSSVLVVTNALRLQRMSF, encoded by the coding sequence ATGGCAGCAACAATACAACTTGCAATAAAGGGCATGACCTGTGCGTCCTGCGCGAATCGGATTGAAAATGCACTGCGCGCTGTGGCCGGCGTGACCTCAGCCAGCGTCAACCTGGCAACAGACATCGCAACGGTAGCAGGCGATGCCCGCTTTGACGAGCTTAGTGCAGCGGTAACCCGTGCCGGCTATGAACTGGACACGGCTAACCGGCAATATGCGGTAAAGGGTATGACCTGTGCGTCTTGCGCCGGCCGGGTGGAAAAAAGCCTGTTAAAGGTGCCTGGTGTGCTAAGCGCGTCAGTAAACCTGGCTACAGAGCAGGTAAGCCTGACCCTGTTACCCGCCACAGAAGACCGCGCCCTGAAACAGGCCGTTGCCGATGCCGGGTATGAGCTGATCCTCAGCCAGGCTTCGCCTGAGGCTCAAAATTCCCCTGCTCAACCACGACGTTTTTATCAGCGTGACAGCTGGCCAGTGATCGGTGCTGCCTTACTCACCCTGCCGTTAGTATTGCCGATGGTGGGCATGCTGTTCGGTGCCGACTGGATGTTGCCTGCCTTGTGGCAATGGCTGTTAGCAACACCGGTACAATTTTACTTTGGCGCGCGCTTTTACAAAGCCGGCTGGCATGCACTGAAAGCGAGCACCGGCAATATGGACCTGCTGGTATCAATGGGTACCAGTGCCGCTTATGGCTTATCGCTCTATCTGTGGTACAGCTTTGATGGGCATCATGGCGCACCACACCTGTACTTTGAAAGTGGCGCGGCAGTATTAACCCTGGTACTGCTGGGTAAGTTACTGGAGAAACGCGCCAAGCGGCGTACGACCGATGCGCTGCAAGCACTGGAAAACTTAAAACCGACATCAGCAAGGGTCTGGCGCAATAATAGCTGGCACAGTATTGCAGCGGCTGAGCTGCTCAAAGGTGATCGCATTCAGGTGCTGCCAGGAGAACGGATACCGGCCGACGGCATAGTGACAGAGGGCAGCAGCCACGTGGATGAGGCACTAATCAGCGGCGAAAGTGTGCCGCTGCATAAAACCTCTGGCGATAAAGTGACGGGCGGCTCGGTTAATCTCGATGGTCGGCTGGAGTTCGAGGCCAGCGCCTTAGGTGCAGAATCCACCTTGTCAAAAATTATCCGCCTGGTAGAGCAGGCTCAGGGCGCGAAAGCACCAGTGCAAGCCCTGGTGGATAAGATAAGCAGTATCTTTGTACCGGTAGTATTACTGGTCGCCTTAGCCACCGTGCTGATTTGGGGTCTGGCGTTTGCCGATTGGCAGCAAGGTATTCTTAATGCAGTAGCGGTATTGGTTATAGCCTGTCCCTGTGCTTTGGGTCTGGCCACTCCGGCGGCCATTATGGCCGGTACCGGCACAGCGGCGCGCCAGGGTATTTTGGTGAAAGATGCTGTCGCGCTGGAGCAGGCGACAAAAATTGATTATGTGGTGTTTGATAAAACCGGCACCCTCACCGAGGGTAAACCCGTATTAACGCAGCTGAATGCGCTTAACAACGAAACTGAGTTGGCCGCACTGGCCTATGCGTTATCACAGTACAGCGAACACCCACTGGCCAAAGCAATTGTTAGCTATGCTATCAACCACAATGTCGATTTATTGGCAGTATCGGATTTTGCTGTAGTGGCCGGAAAAGGCGTGAAAGCTAACGTCAAAGGCCGTGCGGTAATGCTGGGCTCAGGTAGCTGGATGAGAGAGATGGGGCTGACATTACCGCAAGACCTTATCGCAGTGCCGGGCGCCTCGGTATCCTGGCTGGCAGAGAAAACTGCTCAGGGCACGACATTGCTCGGTTTGCTGTGTTTTGCCGATAAAGCCAAAGCCCAGGCAAAAAATGCGGTACATAAATTACAAGCTGCCGGTATTCAGGTTGCCATGTTAACGGGTGATTCAGCGGCCAGCGCCGAGTATGTTGCCAAAGAGCTGGGGCTGGATAACTTTAACGCCGAAGTGCTGCCGCAGGGTAAAGCACAAGCCGTAGCGGCCTATCAGCAGCAAGGCTATAAAGTAGCGATGGTGGGCGATGGCATTAATGATGCCCCTGCTTTGGCTCAAGCTGATTTAGGTATCGCGATGGCAACAGGTACCGATGTTGCGGTCAGTGCGTCTGCATTTACGCTGATGCGTGGCGACCCGGAACTGGTTGCGACAGCACTGCTGCTCGCCAGTGCAACCTACCGTAATATTCAGCAAAATCTGTTCTGGGCCTTTGCCTTCAATACTATCGGTATACCGCTGGCGGCGCTGGGCTTTTTAAACCCGGTGATTGCCGGCGCAGCGATGGCCTGTAGCAGTGTGCTGGTGGTAACCAATGCCCTGCGTTTGCAACGCATGTCTTTTTAA
- a CDS encoding DUF411 domain-containing protein: MKLTLIAAMLAATALLAGCKDAGPAKPETTALSDSAGNAAALTLTVYKTPSCGCCKKWVLHLEQQGVVAHTKNYDDLSGIKARYGISPQYYSCHTAVSEQGYAFEGHIPAKYIRQFLAESHPDAIGLSVPAMPLGSPGMEVEDRFMPYDILLLNKDGSASVYAHISDASMQ, translated from the coding sequence ATGAAGTTAACTCTGATAGCGGCAATGCTGGCAGCCACTGCGCTATTGGCTGGTTGTAAAGACGCCGGCCCGGCTAAACCGGAAACTACAGCTTTGTCCGACAGTGCTGGCAATGCGGCAGCACTAACCCTCACGGTATACAAAACGCCAAGCTGCGGTTGCTGTAAAAAGTGGGTATTGCACCTTGAACAGCAGGGAGTGGTTGCACACACGAAAAATTATGATGATTTAAGTGGCATTAAAGCCCGCTACGGTATCTCACCACAGTATTATTCCTGTCACACCGCCGTATCGGAGCAGGGCTATGCTTTTGAAGGCCATATCCCTGCTAAATACATCCGGCAATTCCTCGCTGAGTCGCATCCGGATGCGATTGGCCTGAGTGTACCGGCGATGCCGCTCGGCTCACCGGGCATGGAGGTCGAAGACCGCTTTATGCCGTACGACATTCTGCTGCTAAACAAAGATGGCAGCGCCAGCGTCTACGCCCACATCAGCGATGCTTCGATGCAGTAG
- a CDS encoding SEC-C metal-binding domain-containing protein: protein MQNVNQGRNELCQCGSGLKFKRCCALTVGKS from the coding sequence CTGCAAAACGTCAATCAGGGAAGAAATGAACTCTGTCAATGTGGCTCAGGACTAAAGTTTAAGCGTTGTTGTGCTTTGACAGTTGGAAAGTCGTAA
- a CDS encoding YybH family protein, translating to MFRNKIQTLSAISLGLALLCPVSVQAHGNEKHAAPALFVGESTAAAQAVKAFHQALRAGDANAARAMLADDVLIVEGNGVERSADEYASHHMLADMKFMAAVQVEALEHQTKVLGKVAYSVSRSQLTGDYKGKPVDVISKETLVLVDNGDGWKIVHVHWSH from the coding sequence ATGTTTCGCAATAAAATTCAAACCTTGTCTGCCATCAGCCTGGGCCTGGCGTTGCTATGCCCCGTTAGTGTGCAGGCGCACGGCAATGAAAAGCATGCCGCCCCGGCCTTGTTTGTCGGCGAAAGCACCGCTGCCGCTCAGGCGGTAAAAGCGTTTCATCAGGCGTTACGCGCTGGTGATGCCAATGCTGCCCGCGCCATGCTGGCAGATGACGTACTGATTGTCGAAGGTAATGGCGTAGAGCGCTCGGCAGATGAGTATGCCAGTCACCATATGCTGGCCGATATGAAATTTATGGCGGCGGTACAGGTAGAGGCGCTGGAACATCAGACCAAGGTGCTGGGCAAGGTGGCCTATTCGGTTAGCCGCAGCCAACTGACTGGCGACTATAAAGGCAAGCCGGTTGACGTTATCAGTAAAGAAACGCTGGTGCTGGTAGATAACGGCGACGGTTGGAAGATCGTGCATGTGCACTGGTCGCACTAA
- the cueR gene encoding Cu(I)-responsive transcriptional regulator, producing MATLLTIGDAAKESGLSAKMIRHYEQSGLLRKSPRTDSGYRLYNSEQINQLRFIRQARNLGFSLHDIQSLLALWQDPQRESRVVKQLAQQHLDEIAGKIAELQHMQQVLTALADSCRGDGSPHCHILQQLEKPG from the coding sequence ATGGCGACCTTACTAACCATTGGTGATGCGGCAAAAGAGAGTGGCTTAAGCGCCAAAATGATCCGGCACTATGAGCAATCCGGTTTGCTGAGAAAATCACCACGCACTGATTCCGGTTACCGGCTTTACAACAGTGAGCAAATTAACCAGCTACGTTTTATTCGTCAGGCACGCAACCTGGGGTTTTCGTTACACGATATCCAGTCGCTGCTGGCATTATGGCAAGACCCACAGCGTGAAAGCCGGGTGGTAAAACAGCTGGCTCAGCAACACCTGGATGAAATTGCCGGCAAAATTGCCGAGCTGCAGCATATGCAGCAGGTGCTGACGGCGCTGGCCGACAGCTGCCGGGGCGATGGCAGCCCACATTGCCATATCTTGCAGCAACTGGAGAAACCCGGCTGA
- a CDS encoding heavy-metal-associated domain-containing protein gives MKFHIADMTCGHCVSMVTKAILTADGDAKIQTNLTDKTLQLSTELSSAEVMEVLTEAGYPATEVKASCCNPANTCHSA, from the coding sequence ATGAAGTTCCATATCGCTGACATGACATGTGGCCACTGCGTTAGCATGGTTACCAAAGCCATCCTCACAGCAGATGGTGATGCAAAAATACAGACTAACCTGACCGACAAAACGCTGCAGCTCAGCACGGAACTGAGCTCTGCAGAGGTAATGGAGGTCTTAACAGAGGCGGGATATCCGGCGACAGAAGTCAAAGCCAGCTGCTGTAATCCGGCGAACACCTGCCACAGCGCCTAA
- the tnpA gene encoding IS200/IS605 family transposase: protein MSRYQQASHVFWRCQYHIVWTPKYRFRILKDNVGKEVWRCIQVYSAQLGCEVVELNVQIDHVHLVIKVPPKISISKLMGALKGKIALKLFSKFPHLRKNKMWGNRFWQRGYFVDSVGINEDIIRRYVRHQEKMERQEQAELALD, encoded by the coding sequence ATGAGTAGATATCAGCAAGCATCGCATGTGTTCTGGCGGTGTCAATACCATATAGTCTGGACGCCGAAGTACAGATTCAGGATATTGAAAGATAATGTAGGCAAGGAGGTCTGGCGTTGTATTCAGGTATACAGTGCTCAGTTGGGTTGTGAAGTCGTAGAACTTAATGTGCAGATAGACCATGTGCATCTGGTGATAAAAGTCCCACCGAAGATATCAATATCGAAGTTAATGGGTGCATTGAAGGGAAAAATAGCGTTGAAATTGTTCAGTAAATTCCCGCATTTGAGAAAGAACAAGATGTGGGGTAATCGATTCTGGCAACGTGGTTATTTCGTAGATTCAGTGGGGATCAACGAGGATATAATTAGGCGCTATGTAAGACATCAGGAAAAAATGGAACGTCAGGAACAGGCGGAACTAGCACTGGACTAG